A genomic region of Barnesiella viscericola DSM 18177 contains the following coding sequences:
- a CDS encoding Na(+)-translocating NADH-quinone reductase subunit A — protein MDHVVKIKKGLDIQLQGAPAPEISQSTDSLLYAIIPDDFTGLTPKVDVKPGDRVLAGSPVMHDKTLTDVVVTSPVSGEVVAVERGERRKVMKITIKPDIKQEAVDFGKVSPDTASADDLKALLLKSGTFAFIKQRPYDIIANPGTTPRDIFVTAFDSAPLAPDYAFVLKDELHFLETGLKALAKLTPGKVYVGVSKRSPLALKNGEAVLFDGPHPAGNVGVQINHIAPVNKGETVWTLNALDLLFIGRLLETGHVDFSRLVAVTGSEVTKPHYVRTCAGASIASITRGLVKKADYEQRYISGNVLTGFNAGADGYLGARQAQVTVIPEGNNCNEFMGWASLNPHKYSTSHSYFSWLLGKKRRYAIDARVRGGERAIIMSDEYDRVFPMDIYPEYLIKAILAFDIDKMENLGIYEVAPEDFALCEFVDTSKLELQKIVRNGLDRLMKEMN, from the coding sequence ATGGATCATGTAGTCAAAATCAAAAAAGGGCTCGACATTCAGCTGCAAGGCGCTCCGGCCCCGGAAATATCCCAATCGACAGACAGTCTGCTATACGCCATTATCCCCGACGATTTTACCGGTCTGACCCCCAAAGTGGACGTAAAACCGGGCGACCGCGTTTTGGCCGGTTCTCCGGTCATGCACGACAAGACGCTTACCGACGTCGTGGTCACTTCACCGGTAAGCGGCGAGGTGGTTGCCGTGGAGCGTGGCGAACGGCGCAAGGTGATGAAGATTACCATCAAGCCCGACATAAAACAGGAGGCTGTCGATTTCGGTAAAGTATCACCCGATACGGCATCGGCCGACGATCTCAAAGCATTGTTGCTGAAATCGGGAACCTTTGCGTTCATCAAGCAACGCCCCTATGACATCATTGCCAACCCCGGTACAACGCCGCGCGATATCTTTGTCACGGCCTTCGACTCGGCACCGCTGGCTCCCGACTATGCCTTTGTTCTGAAAGACGAACTTCATTTCCTCGAAACAGGCTTGAAGGCACTGGCCAAACTCACCCCGGGCAAGGTTTATGTGGGGGTATCCAAACGTTCGCCCCTCGCGCTCAAAAACGGTGAGGCAGTCCTCTTCGACGGACCGCACCCCGCAGGCAACGTGGGGGTACAAATCAACCACATCGCACCTGTCAACAAGGGCGAAACGGTGTGGACGCTCAATGCGCTCGACCTGCTCTTCATCGGTCGTCTGCTCGAGACAGGTCATGTCGACTTCTCGCGTCTGGTGGCTGTCACGGGATCGGAGGTAACCAAACCGCACTATGTACGCACCTGTGCCGGCGCTTCAATCGCCTCGATTACCCGGGGTCTGGTCAAGAAGGCCGACTATGAGCAGCGCTACATCAGCGGCAACGTGCTCACCGGGTTCAACGCCGGAGCCGACGGCTATCTGGGAGCCCGACAGGCACAAGTGACGGTGATTCCCGAGGGGAACAACTGCAACGAATTCATGGGCTGGGCTTCGCTCAATCCCCACAAATACAGCACGAGCCACTCCTACTTCTCATGGTTGCTGGGCAAGAAACGGCGCTATGCCATCGATGCCCGGGTGAGAGGCGGCGAGCGCGCCATCATCATGTCCGACGAGTATGATCGGGTATTCCCCATGGATATCTATCCCGAATACCTCATCAAAGCAATCCTGGCCTTCGACATCGACAAGATGGAGAATCTGGGTATCTACGAGGTGGCGCCCGAAGATTTCGCCCTCTGCGAGTTTGTCGACACCTCGAAGCTCGAACTTCAAAAAATCGTGCGCAACGGTCTCGACCGGCTGATGAAAGAGATGAACTAA
- a CDS encoding NADH:ubiquinone reductase (Na(+)-transporting) subunit B has translation MKALKNYMDKIKPHFEPGGKLSMFQSVFEGFESFLFVPNTTSHSGVHIHDSIDSKRTMTVVIVALLPALLFGMYNVGYQHYLAIGELAQTSFWSIFLFGFLAVLPKIVVSYVVGLGIEFTAAQLRHHEIQEGFLVSGMLIPMIVPVDTPLWMIAVATAFAVIFAKEVFGGTGMNIFNIALVTRAFLFFAYPSKMSGDEVFVRTGDTFGLGAGQLVEGFSGATPLGQAATHTGGGALQLTDILGNTLSLQDMFLGFIPGSIGETSTLAILIGAVILLGTGIASWRVMLSVFAGGIVMSLICNWFANPDIYPAAQLSPLSQICLGGFAFAAVFMATDPVTGARTNTGKYIFGFLVGVVAILIRVFNSGYPEGAMLAILLMNAFAPLIDYFVVEANIRHRLKRAKNLTK, from the coding sequence TTGAAAGCTTTAAAGAATTACATGGACAAAATCAAGCCCCATTTTGAACCGGGGGGAAAGTTGTCCATGTTCCAATCGGTATTCGAAGGGTTTGAATCATTCCTTTTTGTCCCCAACACCACCTCGCACTCGGGGGTACACATACACGACAGTATTGACTCGAAGCGGACGATGACGGTGGTTATCGTCGCCCTGTTGCCGGCGCTGCTCTTCGGTATGTACAACGTGGGCTACCAACACTATCTGGCCATCGGCGAGCTGGCCCAGACATCGTTTTGGTCGATTTTCCTCTTCGGATTCCTGGCCGTACTGCCCAAAATCGTGGTATCCTACGTGGTAGGTCTGGGCATCGAGTTTACCGCCGCACAGCTGCGTCACCACGAAATCCAGGAGGGTTTCCTGGTATCGGGTATGCTCATTCCCATGATTGTGCCGGTCGACACGCCGTTGTGGATGATTGCCGTGGCCACCGCCTTTGCCGTCATCTTTGCCAAGGAGGTATTCGGCGGTACGGGCATGAATATCTTCAACATCGCCCTGGTTACGCGGGCCTTCCTCTTCTTTGCCTACCCCTCCAAGATGTCGGGCGACGAGGTATTCGTTCGCACGGGCGACACCTTCGGACTGGGCGCCGGACAACTGGTCGAAGGCTTCTCGGGAGCCACTCCGCTGGGGCAGGCTGCCACCCACACAGGCGGCGGAGCCCTGCAACTGACCGATATTCTGGGCAATACCCTTTCGCTGCAAGACATGTTCCTCGGATTCATACCGGGTTCCATCGGCGAGACCTCGACGCTGGCCATTCTCATCGGAGCCGTCATTCTGCTGGGTACCGGTATCGCCAGCTGGCGGGTGATGCTCTCGGTATTCGCTGGCGGCATCGTGATGAGCCTTATCTGCAACTGGTTCGCCAACCCCGACATCTATCCGGCTGCACAACTCTCGCCCCTCTCCCAAATCTGTTTGGGTGGATTTGCCTTTGCCGCCGTCTTCATGGCTACCGACCCGGTAACCGGTGCGCGAACCAATACGGGTAAATACATCTTCGGATTCCTGGTGGGTGTAGTGGCTATCCTGATCCGGGTATTCAACAGCGGATACCCCGAAGGCGCCATGCTGGCCATTCTGCTCATGAACGCATTTGCCCCGCTCATCGACTACTTCGTGGTCGAGGCCAATATCCGTCACCGTCTCAAACGAGCCAAAAACTTGACAAAATAG